The genomic window aatagtgtCTAGCAATCTATTTGTACTAATCTTTCTTTCTATCTTcgtcaaaataataattattttttaaatagtatctagtggctagaattttaCCTTTTAAGGTGAATATGTAATTCAGATCACTACAATAATTTGCAATGTCACAGCTAATTAAGCTATGTTCACGTGAACATCAAAGTAATCTTTCTTTCTATCTGTATAGTGGAATTTGGATTGATTATTGCaatattttcacaaaatttGACGTTATAATAAatttggactatattgatttaaaattgtatTGTTTAAATTTCAAGATATTTCACcgattaaatcaattttgtaaaCCAATCAGAATTATCCACATCAACAAATATACCGatacatattcacataatatgtgtaccagAATATTCAACTTATTTTAATAGCTATTCAATAtatatgaaatataattttttaatgtaacTGCGAGTTATAAGATGAAATCCTATTACATCCGTAGGAATAGTtgttttagttaattaataaatactagTGTGTTGTGGTATAAATGGTGTAAAAAGAAGATACTCGCTATCtcccattttataagagttactttgactaaatgatcttatttatttatcttattttgactatatttttttaataatacattgatataaatattagcatataagatcttatttgatttgttttgatgggtattttcaaaatatcaagtttttataatttttactaatagagatTTGAAGATATTAGAGATCAAAATTGTGCGTCGACATACGTACATTAGTCAAACTGACGAAGGGAGTAGTAAACCTGAACAAATCTAATTAAAAACATGAGTTGTGAACAATGTGggtcaaaaatcaaaatattatttaatccACTATATTTAATGTAATGGCTACAAATTTAGATAATATTAACATACATAAGATCTTATATTCGATCATCATCGactttcttattaaaaaaaatgatgctGTTTGTGATTGTTTATGACAATGGCAATCAATGGCAATGAGGTATTGCGTCGGTGGTAAAGTAAGTAAGTAGCTAGGAAGGATTTATGAGTTAAAGATGCCTGGGAAAGGCAGACTGTAATAGTACAGTACTATAGGGTAGCAAGGAGATGGAGAGAGATGGGACGATGAGGTATAGTATAGGGACATTTTGGGAAGTCCAATATATCATTGAGGAGACTCTATCATTGTTTTGGCGTATATGAAGTTAGAAGAAGTGAAAAAGTGGTAGGGTCAATGTCCTATATGGTCAAAAGAAATATTGACTCAgacacatacatacatacaccCTTTGACTGTCCCTTTGTGTTAGAGGAGCTAACACTCTCTGCCCTCTGTCTCACTTTGTCAGCAACACCTTTCCCCCTTCACTCCGTGGTACTCCAATATGTCATTCCCAAATTGCCCATGCATCTAATCACCCCTCTTCTTTATCTacccaaaaaatcatattaattcTTCACTTGCCCAATTATGCCTCAACAATCCCCATCATATACCCTATACTCTTGTACTTACTATTATTACTTCATTAGTTTTTACAAACAACCATAATAGAGATTAATAGGTTTTAGATATTCTTTTTAAACAGCGAAACTCTCGCACACTAAGTACAAAGAATAAGAAATCGGGCCCAAACCCACGCTCAGTTAGACCCCACCATCTTAAATACTCCATTCGTCATAAAATGTAAGTAAAGTAAAAGAAATTTATGTTGTTGGTTCAAAATTTATgctaaatacattcatttttattgacaaatttttatttatgttttgagACGGATTGAGTACTATCAGATATCCATACATTCTTATATCATCTAAGATTTGTTTAGGGTTAGAGAATTTAGATTTGACTTAACTATTTGATGTCTAAAACTAGGGCATATCTCATGAAGATTCATTCATCTATATTTGTAGAGAAACAAACAAATGTCAGACATTGATTAAATTATATACACAATAATCACCGGATCAATACCGTGTGTGTCTTAATGAGAAATTAATATAAAGGCACTAGAATTGGTTTGTCCATCAATGAATTGGAACATATATATACCATGCATTACATATATATGATATCACATGAAATCAATTGGTGAAAGTGACTTAAAAATACTACTAGACTCCAATTGAATTTTAAGAGGGTGAAAGAATGCATGACcaataaatattatatgattttttgaaaGTGACATGCTagcatatattaattaattatctctGGCCATGGTGTTCAGAATTAATAAATGAGTGAATGGCACCGGAAAGATTACTGACGGCAGCGACAAGGGTGGCGATACCTTGTCGGTGAACTTCATTCCGGGATTCTTCCATTTGAATTCGCCTTTGTTCAATCTCGATCAATTCACGGTGCCGTTTCTCCTTCTTCTCTTCACATCTCCTTAGAGCTCGTGCCAATACCGATGCACTTCTCATTATGCTTGAACCAAGGTTCTTAACTTTCCTACGTTTTGATTCCGAGCcaccatcatcttcatcatcctcACTCTTCTCCGAATCTGTGGCAGATTCAGTTCTCTctacaatcaaacaaaaaaaagttccaCAATACAATCACAAAAATTCATCACATCATTAATTACAATGTTCATATCTTAAAATTTATCACATCATTAAAATGTTCATATAGAGCTACTTCATGAAAtgataaatactccctccggtcctttttataagaaacactttggaatttttatttggtcctttttataagaaacactttgacacaattccatttgtacccttattaaatacaatcaaataattcattataatgctagtgcattaattagagaagtctatttcccatactagtcaaaggttagttttggaatataacataaaatgatagaatcattaatgagaaaatttaccttccttggtctgtgtgattttgtcaaagtgtttcttataataaggaccggagggagtaaaataAAAGGATACGTTACAAATACCAATGATCTTGGATTAAGAAATATAAGcatgaaatagaaaaaatgtcacattcataaaataaaaaatgatccCCAAAAAAGGTCAAGATGGAATTAATGAGAGTATTTAATTTGCATGAGTTTGGTTATGTGTATGACTCATGAAATGATGGTATTGGTCAATGCATTAGCTACTAGTACGTGGAAAACtaacacacttttttttaataataaaaaacattagACTAAGATTTGGGATTTTGTTAGGATTAAGGATTATGTTAATGATTACACCCAGATGGATTAAGCAAGTGAGAATCTATATTCTTGGATAGCCCACCACAAAATCCATGACAATCATGAGGTGGTACCCTTTCACACACTGGTCTACATGATTGTACTGTGTATATTATACTCctatattttactattttattttatttttctcaatattttttaataaaaaataaaaatagaaaagtaaCAAATTTTTCTAGTTTGTTCAATGGGAACCAGAATCTTTGTGCAGTGTAGCAACGTGGTCAAGATACCACCTATGTCACACAATCTTCTTATCAACCGTTTGATGCAAATAATCAATGTTTCATCATACGGTCAGAAATCCTCAACAGCATGGAGCTGACTGTACCATATAGCATATAATAGTACTCTGTCCGTActcgtcctaaaatataagtaaaaactGGTCAACGAAATTAACGTATTTGGTTGGTAGTATaaaatttagatcaaatacattaacttttgtcgactaattttgtttatattttaggacggagtaTTATGAGGAGTATTATgaagactaaaaaaaaattaaaaaataaatagtaaataaataaaatataaaagagaaGTGGGTCCCATTAAGTGTGGCAGAGTTTACAGAACCTGCAAGTTTGACCGATAATAACCCACACACAACACAGCATccaaaaattgttaaaaaaacaaaaaaaaaaaataaaaaaacaaaaataaagaaagtGTATCACATTGATGATTACTCTACATTACATTACCTGAAACTGCCGGAGTAGTTGAACTTGCCGGAGCATGCGGCGGTGGAGGAGGTTGTTGTAGTGGAAGTGGTGGAGGAAgtggcggtggtggtggtggaggaagaAGCTGTGCTTGAAGTGGTAGTGCTGGTAATGGTGAAGACACCAATGTAACCAAAccttgttgttgatgatgatgttgtggTGTTGTGATTCTTTGTGATTGTTTTCTTTGAAGAACATCGCTTATAGCTTGATAAATTTCAAAAACCATATTAGAAGGAAGATTCTGTTCTTTGCGTTGTTGTTTGTTGAGAATCCAATAAGAAGGAAAgttatgatgatgttgatgatgatgatctttGTTTGGTGATTGTGATTCTGATTTGGATTCATAATCACGAACTTTTTTGTAATCACGAAGTAAATTATCCCATTTATCATTACATTGATTTTGGCTTCTTAAACAACCATGACTCCAACAATAGTTTTCAACCCATTTCCATCTTAGTTCACCACTGTTTCTGTTTGAGCTAGTACTAGGACATGCAGAGGttgttgttggtgttgttgttCTGTTTTGGtcttgtgatgatgatgatggagtTGAAGTTGAAGTTGATGTGTTTTTTAGTCTTCTTTCATCGTCTAGTTTCTTTGCTGTTATGAGGATTAGTGTTTCTTGGATTGTCCAGTTACCTTTGCGGTATTCTCTAGTGGAGGGTGGTTgtggtggtggttgtggtggttgtgtggtggtggtggtgtgaATGATGATGGGTAGATTGTGTTGGTTGGGTATGATTGATGGATGTGATAATGGGGTGGTGGAAGTTGAAGGATCAGACATTTGGCATATGAGATATTGTGATTTTGTGAATGATTAATTGaatgaaagaagaaattaaTGAGTTTGATTTTGAGTTTGGTGTATGAGAGTGAGTTAATTTTGTGATTGTTGAATGAATGTTGAAGTTGTTTTTGAGAGGTGAAGAGTGAGaatgagtgagtgagtgagtgagatTTGTTTTGTTGAATGGAAAAAATTGAGCTAGTGGTAGTAACTTTGTTTTGTTGTGATGTGGGAAATAAAATTTGAGAatgagttttgttttttatgtatggtaaaaaaaagtaatagtaGTAGGTGAATGATTTACAGCATTTGGTTATGGAAGGGTGACACGTGAGGAGTGTGTTGAAGCAAAGACTTGTTGCACGTGGCTAGACTGTGGGATTGGATGAATAGTAGTAATAGTAGTATAAGTATTACTCTCTTCTTTGTGGCTAAAAAGACTAACTTATAAAGATGCATAATTTGTTATCTATTTGAGGAGTTTTGAGCTTTTGGGTGTGTAGGGAAATGAAAATCATGATAGGGAAGCTTAGACTAAGGAATATAAGGGAATCTTGCATGATTAATGAGGTAAAAGTGTTGATGTTAAGTTCAATTAAAGTGATCTAAGtatataatttcaaaaataaatataaaaagtgatCTAAGTATCTAAGTATCTAAGTATGAAAATCATGAAAGTGGTCTATAACTGTGGGCTTTTAATTCAACATATACATGTGAAATTTTGCTTGTTAAGTTTAATTAAAGTGATCTAAATGTTGGTTGGAGATACGAACAATCCTTCTAGATTTTTAGTTGCTTGGAGAATTATGCACAATGTTATTGTCACTGATGATAACTTGATCAAAAGAGGCCTCACGATTGTTTCTTGTTGCAGTCTCTGTGGAAGTAGTTACGAAACTGTTACTCATTTGTTCTTGCGCTGCCCCTTTATAATGCAGTATTGGAACTGGTTATCTTCTTTGCTAGGCATGCCTCTTGATCTCTCAAATTTTGATTCCCTTCTTGGCATATATAACAAAGGTTGGAGTCCTCAATTACATGATCTCATTATTGCAGCCATTGTCAATATTTTGTGGAAGGTCTGGAAATGCAGGAACAATGTCAGATTTAATGATATTTATCCCTAT from Trifolium pratense cultivar HEN17-A07 linkage group LG1, ARS_RC_1.1, whole genome shotgun sequence includes these protein-coding regions:
- the LOC123920064 gene encoding trihelix transcription factor ASR3-like isoform X1, whose translation is MSDPSTSTTPLSHPSIIPNQHNLPIIIHTTTTTQPPQPPPQPPSTREYRKGNWTIQETLILITAKKLDDERRLKNTSTSTSTPSSSSQDQNRTTTPTTTSACPSTSSNRNSGELRWKWVENYCWSHGCLRSQNQCNDKWDNLLRDYKKVRDYESKSESQSPNKDHHHQHHHNFPSYWILNKQQRKEQNLPSNMVFEIYQAISDVLQRKQSQRITTPQHHHQQQGLVTLVSSPLPALPLQAQLLPPPPPPPLPPPLPLQQPPPPPHAPASSTTPAVSERTESATDSEKSEDDEDDGGSESKRRKVKNLGSSIMRSASVLARALRRCEEKKEKRHRELIEIEQRRIQMEESRNEVHRQGIATLVAAVSNLSGAIHSFINSEHHGQR
- the LOC123920064 gene encoding trihelix transcription factor ASR3-like isoform X2, with protein sequence MSDPSTSTTPLSHPSIIPNQHNLPIIIHTTTTTQPPQPPPQPPSTREYRKGNWTIQETLILITAKKLDDERRLKNTSTSTSTPSSSSQDQNRTTTPTTTSACPSTSSNRNSGELRWKWVENYCWSHGCLRSQNQCNDKWDNLLRDYKKVRDYESKSESQSPNKDHHHQHHHNFPSYWILNKQQRKEQNLPSNMVFEIYQAISDVLQRKQSQRITTPQHHHQQQGLVTLVSSPLPALPLQAQLLPPPPPPPLPPPLPLQQPPPPPHAPASSTTPAVSDSEKSEDDEDDGGSESKRRKVKNLGSSIMRSASVLARALRRCEEKKEKRHRELIEIEQRRIQMEESRNEVHRQGIATLVAAVSNLSGAIHSFINSEHHGQR